AAAAAAACAAATAATGCAAGGACTTATGCTCATTCTACTCCTCTATCCTGGATTATATTATGGTCCGTTGCTCTTCAAAGATGATTTGAGTTATCTTGATTCGTTGAACTTTATTGATAGAGCAACAGAAGGATGGCAAGAAAAAGATGCAATCATTAAACAGATTAATTATGGGTATAGTGTTGTTCCAGAACAAGAAGGAAGAATTCTCCTTGAAGATGATCCTGCGGGGTTTAGAAGAACAATAATTTCTTTTGGATCAAATATTCCATATGAGAAAATAGATTTTCTCACCAAGAAATATATGGAATCGCATCCAGATGTCTGGGGTTTTCCAAGATACCAAGAATTACTTGGAGAGAACATGATTTATAATCCAACATCAAGCGAGCTCAATGAAAAAGAAAAAGAAGTAATTGAAAAGATAGAAGGAGGAACATACAGTCTCATCATCTTTGGTCCACCAGAATGGGCAATAACAGAAAGAATATTGAGTAATGTCAATAATGGAACTATACAGAAATACTGTCAAATTGTGGTGCCTAATAATGTGTGGTTGACTGATGATGGTTGGCATTTCAGTTATTTTATGTTCCAAAATTATCAAGACTGCCAAGAAATGCTGGAAAAAATGTATATCTATTTCTCACAAAATTACCAAGAAATCTGTACAAAAGATAAAGAAACTGCAAATATGATCACCACAGTGCTTCGTCAAAATGGACTTGCGTTTGACAAGATGTGTGTAGAAGGCGGTGATTCATTAGAATTTTTCAAAAAAGGTTATGCAACAAAGAAAGTCGAACTCATGGCGATGGTAGTATTACTATTCCTTCCTTTGCTTTGGTATGGAAGAAAGATAAAAGAAGATAAAGAGATGAGTGAAGAAGAAAAAAGACACTATTACATACTGATTATAATTGGAGTTATAGCGTTCATTGGATTTTGGCTAGGAATGGACGCAACACTGCCGTATAAGAGTGGCATAGTACAGGCAATCACTGGTTAGCTTGGTAGAAAGAAAAACAACGAGAACAGAAAAATGGGAGAAACAAAACAAAAAATTTCCGTGTTTATAATCACAAAAGATGAAGAAGAAAAGATAGAGCGCTGTCTAAAAAGTGTTGCATGGGCAGACGAGATAATTGTGCTCGACAGTTACAGTACAGATAAAACAGAAAGCATTGCAAAAAAGTTCACAAAGAAATTCTACAAGAAAGAGTTTGCAGGATACGGTCCACAAAAGCAAGCTGCAATAGACAAGTGCACGAATACTTGGATTTTAGAAATAGATGCTGATGAATTGATCACGAAAGAGCTTGAAGAAGAAATACAAGCACTTCTGAAAAACAAACAAAAACTAGAGCAAAACAGTGCATACCAAATAACACGAACAGAATATTTTATGGGGAAATATCTTATGAGTGCAACAATTATCAGGCTCTACAGAAAAGACAAAGTAAGATATGCGGGAATAATTCATGAAACAGTTGCTGTTTCAGGAATTATTGGCAGACTTAAAGGAAAAATAGAACATGAAGCAGACAAATATGACTCCATTGAAGAGCGAATCGAAAAAAACAATAGATATACCATGCTCGAAGCAAAAAAATTATATGAGGAGAAAGGAAGAAGAAGTATTTTATATCTTTGCTGCATGATGGTGTTGCAACCAGGAGTATATTTTACGTGGCTTTATCTGCGAAAAGGACTTATCTGGAAAGGCTATAGGGGATTGATTTGGTGCTTGATAACAGCACAGTACCATTTTTTAATCTACGCAAAATTATATGAGCATATTTATAAAGCAAAATACCCTTCTGCTTCTCAGATATACTATGAAAAAACTCAAAATCGAATATCATAAAGGAAAGTGTATTGGCGCGTTTAATTGCACGAATATAGCGCCTGCTTTTTTCAAAGAGCAAGGTACAAAAGCAGATCTTCTTGGTGCAGTAACAGAGAAAGGCTATCAGACATTGGATGTTGAATGTGATGACGAAACTGCTGCGCAGATTATAGAAGCTGCGGAAAAATGCCCTGCAAATGTGATTAATGTGATTGACAAAACAGCAAATAAAAAGATAGTAGACTCCACAATAAAAATAAAAGAAGACATAAGAGAAATCAAAGCAGAATATGACGACAGAAAAGAATTTGTGCTCGATGAAAAAGGATATTTCTTGATTCGCATTGTTCCTGAAAAGAAGATGATTGAAGTGGGATTCTGCGGAAAAAGAAATACAGTAGAAGTAAAAGTATATGGAAAAACACCAATCGAAGTATATCAAACAATTCTGAGAGAAAAAATAATCGAACGACCAGATCATGCAGCATATCTCGGAAGAGAATTGCAAAAGGCGTATATCGCGTTGCAGCTCGGTATTTCGTATGTGCAGGATGATGAACTCAACATTCCTCACGGAAAAAAAGAGTAGAAAAAATGAAGAAAGTAAGCATTATCATTCCTGCGTATAACGAGAAAAGAACGATTGCGGAGATAATTGAGAGAGTAAAAGCAGTAGATCTAGAAAAAGCAGATGTCAAAAAAGAAATAATCGTCGTGGATGATGGTTCTAAAGACGGCACAGGTGATGTTCTAAAAGAGATAAAAGGAATCACCCTCATCACGCATGAAAAAAACAAAGGGAAAGGAAGCGCAATTCGAACAGGATTAGAAAAAAGCACAGGAGATATTTTTATTATTCAAGATGCAGATTTGGAGTTGAACCCAGCAGAATACCCGCAGCTTCTCGAACCAATTTTGAAAGGAGAAACAGAAGTAGTATATGGATCAAGGTATCTCAAAAATCCGCATGTCAATCTGCTAAGCATGCTTGCAAACACCGCAGTCACACAAACAGCAAACTTCTTGTATGGTCTGAAGATAACAGATGAAGCAACAGGATATAAAGTGTTTACGAAAAAAATTCTCACCTCCATCACGTTAACCTGCACACGATTTGAGTTTTGTCCTGAGTTTACCGCTAAGATTGCAAAAAAAGGATTTAAGATTGTCGAAATTCCTGTTTCTTATAATTATAGAAGACCCGATGAAGGGAAAAAAGTCGGCTGGAAAGATGGCTTTGAAGCGTTATGGACGCTTCTCAAATACAAATTTATTGACTAGAAGACTGTTGTTTAATAAGATTCTTAAAGGGGAAGAAAATCCAAGAGAGTAAGAGAACTATGGCACAAAAAGACCAACAAGAAAAAGAGCAAAAAATAGAAGAAGAGCACATTCCCTGCAATCTTTGCGGGCAGAACAACTACAACATAATCTATGAAAAGATTGATACGCCGCTAGAAATACCTTTAACTGATAAGTTCTCTGCGGCAAAAGGAATTCTCTCCACAGATCAGATTGTCAAGTGCAGAAACTGCGGGCTTGTCTATACGAATCCGCGAATAAAAAGCACTATCATCATTGATTCCTGTTCACAGGGAGATGATGAAGTATACGTTTCGCAGGAGGAAGGAAGAAAAAAGACATTTCAGGAAGGTATTGACTGGATAAAAAAAGTAACGCAAAAAAAGGAAAGTGACAAAGAAACAAGCAATGAAAAGAAAAAAATACTTGATGTCGGCTGCGCAGCAGGATTTTTCCTCGCAGTAGCAAAAGAAAGTGATTTTGATCCTTACGGCAGCGAATTAAACGCGTGGCTTGCAGAGTATGGAAGAAAAAAGTTCAACTTGGAAAATGTAAAAGCAGGAACACTAGAAGATGC
The window above is part of the Candidatus Woesearchaeota archaeon genome. Proteins encoded here:
- a CDS encoding DUF4346 domain-containing protein; the encoded protein is MKKLKIEYHKGKCIGAFNCTNIAPAFFKEQGTKADLLGAVTEKGYQTLDVECDDETAAQIIEAAEKCPANVINVIDKTANKKIVDSTIKIKEDIREIKAEYDDRKEFVLDEKGYFLIRIVPEKKMIEVGFCGKRNTVEVKVYGKTPIEVYQTILREKIIERPDHAAYLGRELQKAYIALQLGISYVQDDELNIPHGKKE
- a CDS encoding glycosyltransferase family 2 protein, which encodes MGETKQKISVFIITKDEEEKIERCLKSVAWADEIIVLDSYSTDKTESIAKKFTKKFYKKEFAGYGPQKQAAIDKCTNTWILEIDADELITKELEEEIQALLKNKQKLEQNSAYQITRTEYFMGKYLMSATIIRLYRKDKVRYAGIIHETVAVSGIIGRLKGKIEHEADKYDSIEERIEKNNRYTMLEAKKLYEEKGRRSILYLCCMMVLQPGVYFTWLYLRKGLIWKGYRGLIWCLITAQYHFLIYAKLYEHIYKAKYPSASQIYYEKTQNRIS
- a CDS encoding class I SAM-dependent methyltransferase, which codes for MAQKDQQEKEQKIEEEHIPCNLCGQNNYNIIYEKIDTPLEIPLTDKFSAAKGILSTDQIVKCRNCGLVYTNPRIKSTIIIDSCSQGDDEVYVSQEEGRKKTFQEGIDWIKKVTQKKESDKETSNEKKKILDVGCAAGFFLAVAKESDFDPYGSELNAWLAEYGRKKFNLENVKAGTLEDAKWKDNFFDHVTMWDVLEHVPDPMKTLKEINRITKNNGYIIISYPDYSSIFAKLFGRRWWFLLSHHIYYFTPKTMDMMLEKAGFEIVTDKMHWQELKIVYMLDMFVKLNKNPIIKAPFQATSTILKAVGLKDMKVRYYASQRDIIAQKKRASQ
- a CDS encoding glycosyltransferase family 2 protein produces the protein MKKVSIIIPAYNEKRTIAEIIERVKAVDLEKADVKKEIIVVDDGSKDGTGDVLKEIKGITLITHEKNKGKGSAIRTGLEKSTGDIFIIQDADLELNPAEYPQLLEPILKGETEVVYGSRYLKNPHVNLLSMLANTAVTQTANFLYGLKITDEATGYKVFTKKILTSITLTCTRFEFCPEFTAKIAKKGFKIVEIPVSYNYRRPDEGKKVGWKDGFEALWTLLKYKFID